From Amycolatopsis sp. YIM 10, the proteins below share one genomic window:
- a CDS encoding helix-turn-helix domain-containing protein, whose protein sequence is MTRALEVDVEQRQLSPDRPRLLASWQRSERYGVSLDEVTPVFTGSVDTGSLLYECGYEVLSGLQATLANEPVSLMITDSAGLVLARLCNDNSINRSLDRVHLAPGFYFAERNAGTNGLGLALADRAPTLVRAEEHYCTGLRGYTCAAVPVLDPLTGDLAGSVNLTTWSNSSSELLLALAQAAAGNTTALMLARSAGRRMRPTPRGEVFHVYADRFPQADGGRLWSDAVAEAHTALAAGRVVAVVGEPGAGKTALASMAHRRARPRERVLSARPPAPEDVHAWLTLWTPELEKDDTCVIVSGVDGLPAWAAGELARQFASVRHDDARPQPFVLTAEDFGALPGPLGALVDTVVEAPPLRHRPDDIMPLARHFAERERGRPISFTSAASRALTEYHWPENVKQLKRVARTAAARADVVDQRHLPAKLFSSGAHRLSRLQALERDEIVRCLTEPGATVVRAAAELGMSRATIYRKMAQYEIKVPGR, encoded by the coding sequence ATGACGCGTGCACTGGAGGTCGATGTGGAGCAACGGCAACTTTCGCCGGACCGGCCACGGCTGCTGGCGTCCTGGCAGCGCAGCGAGCGCTACGGCGTGTCACTGGACGAGGTCACGCCGGTGTTCACCGGCTCGGTAGACACCGGCTCCCTGCTCTACGAATGCGGCTACGAGGTGCTCAGCGGGTTGCAGGCGACGCTGGCCAACGAACCGGTCAGCCTGATGATCACCGACAGCGCCGGGCTGGTGCTGGCGCGGTTGTGCAACGACAACTCGATCAACCGTTCACTCGATCGGGTGCACCTGGCGCCGGGTTTCTACTTCGCCGAGCGCAACGCCGGCACCAACGGGCTCGGGCTGGCGCTGGCCGATCGCGCGCCCACCCTGGTCCGGGCCGAGGAGCACTACTGCACCGGCCTGCGTGGGTACACCTGCGCGGCGGTGCCCGTGCTCGATCCGCTCACCGGTGACCTCGCCGGCAGCGTCAACCTGACGACCTGGTCGAACTCGTCCTCGGAACTGCTACTGGCGCTGGCGCAGGCCGCCGCGGGCAACACCACCGCGCTGATGCTGGCCCGCTCGGCCGGGCGCCGGATGCGGCCGACCCCGCGTGGCGAGGTGTTCCACGTCTACGCCGACCGTTTTCCCCAGGCCGACGGCGGGCGGCTGTGGAGCGACGCGGTCGCCGAAGCGCACACCGCGCTCGCGGCCGGGCGGGTGGTCGCGGTGGTCGGTGAACCGGGTGCCGGGAAAACCGCGCTCGCCTCGATGGCCCACCGCCGGGCGCGGCCGCGCGAACGCGTGCTCAGCGCGCGACCCCCGGCTCCCGAAGATGTGCACGCCTGGCTGACGCTGTGGACACCCGAACTGGAGAAGGACGACACCTGCGTGATCGTGTCCGGTGTGGACGGGCTGCCCGCCTGGGCCGCCGGAGAGCTGGCCAGGCAGTTCGCCTCGGTCCGGCACGACGACGCGCGGCCGCAGCCCTTCGTGCTGACCGCCGAGGACTTCGGCGCGCTGCCCGGTCCGCTCGGCGCTTTGGTCGACACCGTGGTCGAGGCACCGCCGCTGCGCCATCGCCCCGACGACATCATGCCGCTGGCCAGGCACTTCGCCGAACGCGAGCGCGGACGGCCGATCAGCTTCACTTCCGCCGCGTCGCGGGCGCTGACCGAGTACCACTGGCCGGAGAACGTCAAGCAGCTCAAGCGCGTGGCCCGCACCGCGGCGGCGCGTGCGGACGTGGTCGACCAGCGGCACCTGCCCGCCAAGCTGTTCAGTTCCGGTGCGCACCGGCTGAGCCGGTTGCAGGCGCTCGAACGCGACGAGATCGTGCGCTGCCTGACCGAGCCGGGCGCCACCGTGGTGCGCGCGGCGGCCGAACTCGGCATGAGCCGTGCGACCATCTACCGCAAGATGGCGCAGTACGAGATCAAGGTGCCCGGCCGATGA
- a CDS encoding alpha/beta fold hydrolase: protein MIPSFTTQRVTVADGVALNTAIGGSGDPIVLLHGFPQTHLMWRHVAADLAADHTVICPDLRGYGDSDKPDGSEPEAYAKRTMAADVVALARALGHERFALAGHDRGALVAIRAGLDHPGVITHLASLDVLPTLDMWDVMHGTSAAVGFHLFLMAQPPGLPEQLIGNSADAFFGHFLDLWANSPDAIPPEVRAAYLKASREAVPSIVADYRASAGIDVEHDEADLRAGNRLRMPVTVLQQDWGAALGFDAAARWRVWAPDLEHRTVSSGHFMAEEDPGVVVKELRALLAR from the coding sequence ATGATCCCTTCGTTCACCACACAACGCGTCACCGTCGCCGACGGGGTGGCGCTCAACACCGCGATCGGTGGCTCCGGCGACCCGATCGTGCTGCTGCACGGCTTTCCCCAGACCCACCTGATGTGGCGGCACGTGGCCGCCGACCTCGCCGCCGACCACACGGTCATCTGCCCCGACCTGCGCGGATACGGTGACAGCGACAAGCCGGACGGCAGCGAGCCGGAGGCCTATGCCAAGCGCACGATGGCCGCCGACGTGGTCGCGCTGGCCCGCGCGCTCGGCCACGAGCGGTTCGCGCTGGCCGGGCACGACCGGGGCGCGCTGGTCGCCATCCGCGCCGGGCTCGACCACCCCGGGGTGATCACCCACCTGGCTTCGCTGGACGTGCTGCCGACGCTGGACATGTGGGACGTCATGCACGGCACATCCGCCGCCGTCGGCTTCCACCTGTTCCTGATGGCGCAGCCGCCCGGACTGCCCGAGCAGCTGATCGGCAATTCGGCGGACGCCTTCTTCGGCCACTTCCTCGACCTGTGGGCCAACTCCCCGGACGCCATCCCGCCGGAGGTCCGCGCGGCGTACCTGAAGGCCAGCCGCGAGGCGGTGCCCTCGATCGTCGCCGACTACCGCGCCTCGGCGGGCATCGACGTCGAACACGACGAGGCCGACCTCCGGGCGGGGAACCGGCTGCGGATGCCGGTGACCGTGCTGCAGCAGGACTGGGGCGCCGCGCTCGGGTTCGACGCCGCCGCCCGGTGGCGGGTGTGGGCGCCGGACCTCGAGCACCGGACCGTCTCTAGTGGACACTTCATGGCCGAGGAGGACCCCGGCGTGGTGGTCAAGGAGTTGCGTGCCCTGCTCGCGCGCTAG
- a CDS encoding BTAD domain-containing putative transcriptional regulator: MVGFRVLGPLAAENAAGPVHLKGPRHQAVLARLLVARGRVVPVTWLIDDLWGGDPPDGALGAVQTFVGALRKALEPERPPRTPSRLLVTMSPGYALRAEPDAVDAWRFETAVAESARLLARGQAERARVLLDDALALWRGPAYAEFAEQDWARAEAERLTELRLLAVERRAEAATASGQAAESVPDLQAHVAAHPLREDGWRLLALALYRSGRQGDALAALRRAREVLRTELGVDPGAELRQLETDILAQEPRLSETLPPPDEDPFVGRESELDELVKAAVATASAERPGLALIAGAAGAGKTALARALTRRLDSMGWATAWGGSLELPSVPGGDLAVARFRRQRATEEYLAKLGGRGPVVLVFDDLHWADEETLALLTGLATDPGAGPVLLVGTYRSTEISTALTEALGRAARAEPLRIYLEGLTEPQVAELVTAVSRGEPADSGVARVIHRRSAGNPFFVRELARLWEAEGDLRAVPAGVRDVIRHRLAGFAGTTHLRQAAVLGEKVELDLLIALAGDEEAVLASVESAVLAGFLVEADADFVHFGHALVRETLYEDIPRARRSRWHTAAAELIEQRRPEDVAAIAHHFLRADSAAVAGRAAHYARAAAEAAERRSAPHEAARLWREVVARSTGRARLEAMMGLVRALAVTGGPAQARPLRAEAVTEAEAVGDPVLTARVLGSFDVPAIWTANDDEAHSARLVTAAERALAELPPGFPAERARLLITIAMERRADTGGRGGEAASEAVRTARSLADPALLALALNGLFLQTFHRAGLAPERGRIGAELVELSTRHGGLVAFEVLGHLIQLQSAAAVADLDTADQHAAAADRLAERYELPLVGVFTSWYVALRVAITGGDARPAYRAAASRLMGTGMSGLEPGILPFALLDPSSPGDEDYGPYEPWVRPGPSIPDSPRDLLFEARTCLHALHAIRRGETSVMERLYAELLPAAGELAGAGSGLLTFGPVARYLGDLATALNRPEAAATHYRQADALRRS, encoded by the coding sequence ATGGTGGGGTTCCGGGTGCTGGGTCCGCTGGCGGCCGAGAACGCGGCCGGTCCGGTGCACCTGAAGGGCCCGCGGCACCAGGCCGTGCTCGCGCGGCTGCTGGTGGCCAGGGGCCGGGTCGTGCCGGTGACCTGGCTGATCGACGATCTCTGGGGCGGCGACCCGCCCGACGGCGCGCTCGGTGCGGTGCAGACCTTCGTCGGTGCGCTGCGGAAGGCGCTGGAGCCGGAGCGCCCGCCGCGCACCCCGTCGCGACTGCTGGTGACGATGTCGCCCGGTTACGCCCTGCGCGCCGAACCCGATGCGGTGGATGCGTGGCGCTTCGAGACGGCCGTCGCCGAATCCGCCCGCCTGCTGGCCAGGGGGCAGGCCGAGCGAGCGCGGGTGCTGCTCGACGACGCGCTCGCGCTCTGGCGCGGGCCCGCCTACGCGGAGTTCGCCGAGCAGGACTGGGCGCGGGCCGAGGCCGAGCGGCTGACCGAACTGCGGCTGCTCGCCGTCGAACGCCGTGCCGAAGCGGCGACGGCCTCGGGGCAGGCCGCCGAATCCGTCCCCGACCTGCAGGCGCACGTCGCCGCGCATCCGCTGCGCGAGGACGGCTGGCGGCTGCTCGCGCTGGCGCTCTACCGCTCCGGACGCCAGGGCGACGCGTTGGCCGCGCTGCGCCGGGCCCGTGAGGTGCTGCGCACGGAACTCGGGGTGGACCCGGGCGCGGAGTTGCGGCAGCTCGAAACCGACATCCTGGCGCAGGAGCCGCGCCTGAGCGAAACACTCCCGCCGCCGGACGAGGACCCGTTCGTCGGCCGGGAAAGCGAGCTGGACGAACTGGTCAAGGCCGCGGTGGCCACGGCGTCGGCCGAACGACCAGGGCTGGCGCTGATCGCGGGCGCGGCCGGGGCGGGCAAAACCGCGCTGGCCAGGGCGCTGACCCGGCGGCTGGACTCGATGGGCTGGGCCACGGCGTGGGGCGGCAGCCTCGAACTCCCTTCGGTGCCCGGCGGCGATCTCGCCGTCGCGCGCTTCCGCCGCCAGCGGGCGACGGAGGAGTACCTGGCGAAGCTCGGCGGCCGTGGCCCGGTGGTGCTGGTTTTCGACGACCTGCACTGGGCCGACGAGGAAACGCTCGCCCTGCTGACCGGGCTGGCCACCGATCCCGGCGCCGGACCGGTGCTGCTCGTCGGCACCTACCGGTCGACCGAGATCTCCACCGCGCTGACCGAGGCGCTCGGCCGGGCGGCCCGTGCCGAGCCGCTGCGGATCTATCTCGAAGGGCTGACCGAGCCGCAGGTGGCGGAGCTGGTGACCGCCGTCAGCCGTGGTGAGCCCGCGGATTCCGGGGTGGCACGGGTGATCCACCGGCGCAGCGCCGGAAATCCGTTCTTCGTCCGCGAACTGGCCCGGTTGTGGGAGGCGGAGGGCGATCTGCGCGCGGTGCCCGCCGGGGTCCGCGATGTCATCCGGCACCGCCTCGCCGGTTTCGCCGGGACGACGCACCTGCGTCAGGCGGCGGTGCTCGGGGAGAAGGTCGAACTCGACCTGCTGATCGCGCTGGCCGGGGACGAGGAGGCGGTGCTGGCCTCGGTGGAATCGGCCGTACTGGCGGGCTTCCTGGTCGAGGCGGATGCCGACTTCGTCCACTTCGGACACGCGCTGGTGCGGGAAACGTTGTACGAGGACATTCCGCGGGCGCGGCGGTCGCGCTGGCACACCGCGGCGGCAGAACTCATCGAGCAGCGCCGCCCGGAGGACGTGGCTGCGATCGCCCACCACTTCCTGCGGGCGGACAGCGCCGCGGTCGCGGGCCGGGCGGCGCACTACGCCCGTGCCGCGGCCGAAGCCGCCGAACGCCGCTCGGCTCCGCACGAGGCAGCCCGGCTGTGGCGGGAGGTGGTGGCCCGGTCCACCGGCCGCGCCCGGCTGGAAGCGATGATGGGCCTGGTCCGGGCGCTCGCGGTGACCGGCGGGCCGGCGCAGGCGCGGCCGCTGCGGGCGGAGGCGGTCACCGAGGCGGAAGCCGTCGGCGATCCGGTGCTCACCGCCCGGGTGCTCGGTTCCTTCGACGTGCCCGCGATCTGGACGGCCAACGACGACGAAGCGCACTCGGCGCGGTTGGTGACGGCCGCGGAACGCGCGCTCGCCGAGCTGCCGCCGGGTTTTCCGGCCGAGCGCGCCCGGTTGCTGATCACCATCGCGATGGAACGGCGCGCGGACACCGGCGGGCGGGGTGGTGAGGCGGCGTCGGAAGCCGTGCGGACCGCCCGTTCGCTGGCTGATCCGGCGTTGCTCGCCTTGGCGCTCAACGGACTTTTCCTGCAGACGTTCCACCGGGCCGGGCTGGCGCCGGAACGGGGACGGATCGGTGCGGAGTTGGTGGAACTGTCCACACGGCACGGTGGGCTGGTCGCCTTCGAGGTGCTCGGCCACCTGATCCAGCTCCAGTCGGCCGCGGCGGTGGCCGATCTCGACACCGCCGACCAGCACGCCGCGGCGGCGGACCGGCTCGCCGAACGGTACGAACTCCCGCTGGTCGGCGTGTTCACCTCGTGGTACGTGGCCCTGCGTGTCGCCATCACCGGCGGTGATGCCCGTCCGGCCTACCGCGCGGCGGCTTCGCGGCTGATGGGTACCGGAATGTCCGGCCTGGAACCGGGAATCCTGCCGTTCGCCCTGCTCGACCCGTCCTCGCCCGGTGACGAGGACTACGGCCCCTACGAACCGTGGGTGCGGCCTGGACCGTCCATTCCGGACTCCCCGAGGGACCTGCTCTTCGAGGCGCGCACCTGCCTGCACGCACTGCACGCCATCCGCCGCGGCGAGACTTCGGTGATGGAACGCCTTTACGCCGAACTGCTCCCGGCTGCCGGAGAACTCGCCGGCGCGGGAAGCGGCCTGCTCACCTTCGGCCCGGTGGCCCGGTATCTCGGCGACCTGGCCACCGCCCTGAACCGCCCGGAAGCCGCCGCCACCCATTACCGCCAGGCTGACGCACTTCGCCGTTCCTGA
- a CDS encoding iron-sulfur cluster assembly protein: MRERQAWRALDAVLDPELDEPITDLEFVRSLEVTGTRVTVHLRLPTAFCSPNFAYLMASDAKDVLTALPWTEEVVVRLDDHHDSDLINRGLAADAGYRGTFGDEAGESLDELRLTFRRKAHTAAMERSLTAMIRQDPGLRPHETVLGDLPDGPATDALLRRREALGLSLDPLSKVLVDEHGIAYPAEETPVRLRFARSVRISIEGNAHFCRGLLKTRYPEAKANA, from the coding sequence ATGCGGGAACGGCAGGCCTGGCGGGCACTGGACGCGGTGCTCGACCCCGAACTCGACGAACCCATCACCGACCTGGAGTTCGTGCGCTCGCTGGAGGTCACCGGCACGCGCGTGACCGTCCACTTGCGACTTCCGACCGCGTTCTGCTCGCCGAACTTCGCCTATCTGATGGCTTCCGACGCCAAGGACGTGCTGACCGCGTTGCCGTGGACCGAGGAAGTGGTGGTGCGGCTGGACGACCACCACGACTCGGACCTGATCAACCGCGGCCTCGCCGCCGACGCCGGTTATCGCGGCACCTTCGGCGACGAAGCCGGGGAAAGCCTGGACGAACTGCGGTTGACCTTCCGCCGCAAGGCGCACACCGCGGCGATGGAACGCTCGCTGACCGCGATGATCCGCCAGGACCCGGGACTGCGGCCGCACGAAACGGTGCTCGGCGACCTGCCCGACGGCCCGGCCACCGACGCGCTGCTGCGCCGCCGCGAAGCGCTCGGCCTGAGCCTCGACCCGTTGTCCAAGGTACTGGTGGACGAGCACGGGATCGCCTACCCGGCCGAGGAAACCCCGGTGCGCCTGCGGTTCGCGCGCTCGGTCCGCATCTCCATCGAAGGCAACGCGCACTTCTGCCGCGGCCTGCTGAAAACCCGTTATCCGGAAGCGAAGGCGAACGCATGA
- a CDS encoding acyl-CoA desaturase, giving the protein MTATLERPQAEPILDGEQSGTENFLVKLFAVVPLLALAAAVPIAWGWGLGWTDIGLALGFYFLTGLGVTIGFHRYFTHGSFKANRGLRIALAVAGSMAMQGPVVGWVADHRRHHAYADREGDPHSPWRYGTSAGALAKGFWHAHMGWLFDREKTNARRFAPDLLDDPAIARIDRLFPVLTVATLLAPALLGGLITMSWTGALTAFFWAGLVRVAVLHHVTWSVNSLCHMIGDRPFAARDKSANFWPLAIASMGESWHNSHHADPTGARHGVRRGQLDISARLIWAFEKLGWATDVRWPSPERLARKLNPR; this is encoded by the coding sequence ATGACCGCGACCCTCGAGCGGCCGCAAGCCGAGCCGATACTCGACGGGGAGCAGAGCGGTACCGAGAACTTCCTGGTCAAACTGTTCGCGGTGGTGCCGTTGCTGGCGCTGGCCGCGGCGGTCCCCATCGCCTGGGGCTGGGGCCTCGGCTGGACCGACATCGGCCTGGCGCTGGGCTTCTACTTCCTGACCGGCCTCGGCGTGACCATCGGCTTCCACCGGTACTTCACCCACGGCTCGTTCAAGGCCAACCGCGGCCTGCGGATCGCGCTCGCGGTCGCCGGCAGCATGGCGATGCAGGGACCGGTGGTCGGCTGGGTCGCCGACCACCGCCGCCACCACGCCTACGCCGACCGCGAAGGCGACCCGCACTCCCCGTGGCGCTACGGCACCTCGGCCGGTGCGCTGGCCAAGGGCTTCTGGCACGCCCACATGGGGTGGCTGTTCGACCGCGAGAAGACCAACGCCCGGCGGTTCGCCCCGGACCTGCTCGACGACCCGGCCATCGCCAGGATCGATCGCCTGTTCCCGGTGCTGACCGTGGCCACCCTGCTCGCCCCGGCGCTGCTCGGCGGCCTGATCACCATGTCGTGGACCGGTGCGCTGACCGCCTTCTTCTGGGCCGGGCTGGTCCGGGTCGCGGTGCTGCACCACGTCACCTGGTCGGTCAACTCGCTGTGCCACATGATCGGCGACCGGCCGTTCGCCGCACGGGACAAGTCGGCGAACTTCTGGCCGCTGGCCATCGCCTCGATGGGTGAGTCCTGGCACAACTCCCACCACGCCGACCCGACCGGGGCCCGGCACGGGGTGCGGCGTGGCCAGCTCGACATCTCCGCCCGGCTGATCTGGGCCTTCGAGAAGCTGGGCTGGGCCACCGACGTGCGCTGGCCCAGCCCCGAGCGTCTCGCCCGCAAACTCAACCCGCGCTAG
- a CDS encoding NAD(P)-dependent alcohol dehydrogenase, giving the protein MKAVQVVGYRENLRLTEVPAPEVTGPFDVIVRIGGAGVCRTDLHILEGQWAEKSGVTLPCTIGHENAGWVHAVGSAVTNVAEGDKVILHPLITCGLCRACRSGDDVHCAQSQFPGIDTHGGYAEYLKTSARSVVRIDDSLEPADVAALADAGLTAYHAAAKAARKLRPGDRCVVIGAGGLGHIGIQVLKAITAAELVVVDRNPEAVKLAVSIGADHGVIADGGQVDEVLTLTGGDGAEVVLDFVGEGGATKDGARMLRRAGDYHVVGYGENIDIPTIDVISTEINFIGNLVGSYTDLCELMALAAQGRVRLHTAKYPLEGFQDALDDLDAGRIRGRAILTP; this is encoded by the coding sequence ATGAAGGCAGTACAGGTGGTCGGCTACCGGGAGAACCTGCGGCTGACCGAGGTACCGGCACCGGAGGTCACCGGTCCGTTCGACGTGATCGTGCGGATCGGCGGCGCCGGGGTGTGCCGCACCGACCTCCACATCCTCGAAGGCCAGTGGGCGGAGAAGTCCGGCGTGACCCTGCCTTGCACGATCGGGCACGAGAACGCGGGCTGGGTGCACGCGGTGGGCAGCGCGGTGACCAACGTGGCCGAGGGCGACAAGGTGATCCTGCACCCGCTGATCACCTGCGGGCTCTGCCGGGCCTGCCGCTCCGGCGACGATGTCCACTGTGCACAGTCGCAGTTCCCCGGCATCGACACCCACGGCGGATATGCCGAGTACCTCAAGACTTCGGCACGCAGCGTGGTCCGCATCGACGACTCGCTCGAACCCGCCGACGTGGCCGCGCTCGCCGACGCCGGGCTCACCGCGTACCACGCGGCGGCCAAGGCGGCGCGCAAACTGCGGCCGGGGGACCGGTGCGTGGTGATCGGTGCCGGCGGGCTCGGGCACATCGGCATCCAGGTGCTCAAGGCGATCACCGCAGCGGAACTGGTGGTGGTCGACCGCAATCCGGAGGCGGTGAAGCTCGCCGTGTCGATCGGCGCCGACCACGGCGTGATCGCCGACGGTGGCCAGGTCGACGAGGTGCTCACCCTGACCGGGGGCGACGGCGCCGAGGTGGTGCTCGACTTCGTCGGTGAAGGCGGCGCGACGAAGGACGGAGCGCGAATGCTGCGCCGGGCCGGTGACTACCACGTCGTCGGCTACGGCGAGAACATCGACATCCCGACCATCGACGTCATCTCCACCGAGATCAACTTCATCGGCAACCTGGTCGGTTCCTACACCGACCTGTGCGAGCTGATGGCGCTGGCGGCGCAGGGCCGGGTCCGGCTGCACACCGCGAAGTACCCGCTCGAAGGCTTCCAGGACGCGCTCGACGACCTGGACGCCGGGCGCATCCGGGGACGCGCCATCCTCACCCCGTGA
- a CDS encoding LysR family transcriptional regulator: protein MELRALRYFVMVAEELHFGRAARRLNIVQPAVSQQVARLERELGTRLLDRNPRTVRLTESGRRVLTAARETLAAAERVRAVVREPSCVVRIGTAAGLTARLERGIDVLREQNPEFELVLVDLPVTEQVNALRRGELDLALVRGPISAPGLRVLPVWTEPLHAVVSRRHPVAERSSVSVADLADLVLRAPSDPPLHEAVTAALGTSGARLGRPAGTLQDPIVEIGSDPRSWALMPAADVAATGSTRVRSLPLTPPITITGNLLTPDDELPRQCASAVIAAFQDVP, encoded by the coding sequence ATGGAGCTGCGGGCGCTTCGGTATTTCGTCATGGTGGCCGAGGAACTGCACTTCGGGCGGGCGGCGCGGCGGTTGAACATCGTGCAGCCCGCGGTCAGTCAGCAGGTCGCGCGGCTGGAGCGGGAGCTGGGCACGCGGCTGCTCGACCGCAATCCGCGCACCGTCCGGCTCACCGAGTCCGGGCGTCGTGTGCTCACCGCGGCGCGGGAGACCCTGGCCGCGGCCGAACGGGTGCGCGCGGTGGTGCGCGAGCCGAGCTGCGTGGTCCGGATCGGCACGGCGGCCGGTCTCACCGCGCGGCTGGAGCGCGGGATCGACGTGCTGCGGGAGCAGAACCCGGAGTTCGAACTGGTGCTCGTCGACCTGCCGGTGACCGAACAGGTCAACGCGCTGCGGCGGGGTGAGCTGGACCTGGCGCTGGTGCGGGGCCCGATTTCGGCGCCGGGGTTGCGCGTGCTGCCGGTGTGGACCGAGCCCCTGCACGCCGTGGTCTCGCGGCGGCACCCGGTCGCGGAGCGGTCGAGCGTGAGCGTCGCGGACTTGGCCGATCTCGTGCTGCGGGCGCCGTCCGATCCCCCACTGCACGAGGCGGTCACCGCCGCACTGGGCACCAGCGGCGCGCGCCTCGGCCGACCGGCGGGCACGTTGCAGGACCCCATCGTCGAGATCGGCTCGGACCCGCGGAGCTGGGCCCTAATGCCCGCCGCCGACGTCGCCGCGACCGGCTCCACACGCGTGCGCTCCCTCCCGCTGACCCCGCCGATCACCATCACCGGCAACCTCCTCACCCCGGACGACGAGCTTCCGAGGCAGTGCGCCAGTGCCGTCATCGCCGCTTTCCAGGACGTCCCGTAG
- a CDS encoding nitroreductase/quinone reductase family protein, which produces MPHDAVLKLMNGAHRGLLKITGGRVGWQAAGMPVLELTTVGRKSGQKRSVMLTAPVHDGDKLVVVASRGGDDHHPAWFLNLRDNPEVEVALKGEPAKPMRARVATAEERAELWPRISGDFRNYRAYQDKTDREIPLVLLEPR; this is translated from the coding sequence ATGCCACATGACGCCGTGTTGAAGCTGATGAACGGGGCCCACCGCGGCCTGCTCAAGATCACCGGCGGCCGAGTGGGCTGGCAGGCGGCCGGTATGCCGGTGCTGGAGCTGACCACCGTCGGCCGCAAGTCGGGGCAGAAGCGGTCGGTCATGCTGACCGCGCCGGTGCACGACGGTGACAAGCTCGTCGTGGTCGCCTCGCGCGGCGGTGACGACCACCACCCCGCCTGGTTCCTGAACCTGCGCGACAACCCCGAGGTCGAGGTGGCGCTGAAGGGCGAGCCCGCCAAGCCGATGCGCGCCAGGGTCGCCACCGCCGAGGAGCGCGCCGAGCTGTGGCCGCGCATCTCCGGCGACTTCCGGAACTACCGCGCCTACCAGGACAAGACCGACCGGGAGATCCCGTTGGTGCTGCTGGAGCCGCGGTAG
- a CDS encoding amidohydrolase family protein, whose protein sequence is MYSKDGENYFIVDAHIALWDARPENQLNVHGKQFIDCFYDYHRNLSPESELWPYEEYLYYGGERLMKDLFEDGYVDHAIFQPARLGAFYKNGFGQTEEAFALASKHPDKLTYNHCYDPRFEQAGLEQLRRDADRFGLKGVKLYTAEWKGDSRGYKLDDPWSYRYLEACRELGIRNIHIHKGPTIRPLDRDAFDVADVDHAATDFTDLNFVVEHCGLPRLEDFCWIATQEPNVHAGLAVAMPFIHTRPRYFAQIIGELLYWLGEDRIQFSSDYALWTPRWLVERFVDFQIPADMTEYAPITVAQKKKVLGLNAAAMYGIEVPAGLGLKTPGLETPVGV, encoded by the coding sequence ATGTACAGCAAGGACGGCGAGAACTACTTCATCGTCGACGCGCACATCGCGCTCTGGGACGCCCGCCCGGAGAACCAGCTCAACGTGCACGGCAAGCAGTTCATCGACTGCTTCTACGACTACCACCGGAACCTGAGCCCGGAGTCGGAGCTGTGGCCGTACGAGGAGTACCTCTACTACGGCGGCGAGCGGCTGATGAAGGACCTGTTCGAGGACGGGTACGTCGATCACGCCATCTTCCAGCCCGCGCGCCTTGGCGCGTTCTACAAGAACGGCTTCGGCCAGACCGAGGAAGCCTTCGCGCTGGCGAGCAAGCACCCGGACAAGCTGACCTACAACCACTGCTACGACCCGCGCTTCGAGCAGGCGGGCCTGGAGCAGCTGCGCCGCGACGCGGACCGGTTCGGGCTCAAGGGCGTCAAGCTCTACACCGCCGAGTGGAAGGGCGATTCCCGCGGTTACAAACTGGACGACCCGTGGAGCTACCGCTATCTCGAGGCGTGCCGGGAGCTGGGCATCCGGAACATCCACATCCACAAGGGCCCGACCATCCGCCCGCTGGACCGCGACGCCTTCGACGTGGCCGACGTGGACCACGCCGCCACCGACTTCACCGACCTGAACTTCGTGGTGGAGCACTGCGGCCTGCCGCGGCTGGAGGACTTCTGCTGGATCGCCACGCAGGAACCGAACGTGCACGCCGGGCTCGCCGTGGCGATGCCGTTCATCCACACCCGGCCGCGGTACTTCGCGCAGATCATCGGTGAACTGCTGTACTGGCTCGGCGAGGACCGGATCCAGTTCTCCAGCGACTACGCGCTGTGGACGCCGCGCTGGCTGGTCGAGCGGTTCGTCGACTTCCAGATCCCGGCCGACATGACCGAGTACGCGCCGATCACCGTGGCACAGAAGAAGAAGGTGCTCGGGCTGAACGCCGCCGCGATGTACGGCATCGAGGTACCGGCGGGGCTCGGCTTGAAAACCCCGGGCCTGGAAACCCCGGTGGGGGTGTGA